Proteins encoded within one genomic window of Sphingomonas sp. KRR8:
- a CDS encoding glycoside hydrolase family 43 protein: MSDETPPFSIDASDDGTATDFTVHGLGQSRRYRVAGPDQDDYTGFFAELSHDFGMRPPAAFEGPHDPDPGAVRWTPLIIENLSERTRAGYGDPAVLKVDGGWLLTATSNDQPDAFPLAFSSDLKTWEHRGFIFPEGSTPAWTATGARVADFWAPEIARVGDEYWVAYTARQHSNALAIGLARAATPFGPWVDNGEPLITGGKVLYPGTSASGGVIDSHIFTDQDGTPYLFWKKDSNGLWPRPLAGLLREQPGLIPQLFASDEDRRTAAFAAAVQPWANTRRPMERFFLMQPLIEAVLDNWPRVRPLLSKIMAAGDIVEALTTPIHARRLSADGRGFVGEERIVLANDQDWEGHLIEGPFVTYQAGRYWLFYAGNDFSTPAYGIGVAVADHPLGPYQKFPEPLLKSGGEWWAPGHASVAPGPDGGPQLFFHAFFPGQCGYNAFRALLTARLRFTSTSVSLA; this comes from the coding sequence ATGAGCGACGAGACCCCGCCCTTCAGCATCGACGCCAGCGACGACGGCACGGCCACCGACTTCACCGTCCACGGTCTGGGCCAGAGCCGCCGATACCGCGTCGCCGGTCCCGATCAGGACGATTACACCGGCTTCTTCGCCGAACTGTCGCACGACTTCGGGATGCGCCCGCCAGCAGCTTTCGAGGGCCCGCACGATCCCGACCCAGGTGCCGTTCGCTGGACGCCGCTCATCATCGAGAATCTTAGCGAACGGACCCGGGCCGGCTATGGCGATCCCGCCGTACTCAAGGTCGATGGTGGCTGGCTGCTGACGGCGACCAGCAACGACCAGCCGGACGCCTTTCCCCTCGCCTTCTCCAGCGACCTCAAGACGTGGGAGCATCGCGGCTTCATCTTCCCCGAAGGAAGCACGCCCGCCTGGACGGCAACCGGTGCACGCGTCGCCGATTTCTGGGCGCCGGAGATCGCCCGCGTCGGCGACGAATATTGGGTCGCCTACACCGCCCGCCAGCACTCCAACGCGCTGGCCATCGGCCTTGCCCGCGCGGCAACGCCGTTCGGCCCGTGGGTCGACAATGGCGAACCGCTGATCACCGGCGGCAAGGTGCTCTACCCCGGCACCAGTGCCAGCGGCGGCGTGATCGACAGCCACATCTTCACCGATCAGGATGGCACGCCCTACCTGTTCTGGAAGAAAGACAGCAACGGACTTTGGCCGCGCCCGCTGGCCGGGCTGCTGCGCGAACAGCCGGGGCTTATCCCGCAGCTGTTCGCTTCCGACGAGGACCGCCGAACCGCCGCGTTCGCGGCCGCTGTCCAGCCCTGGGCCAACACCCGCCGGCCGATGGAACGCTTCTTTCTGATGCAGCCGTTGATCGAAGCGGTGCTCGACAACTGGCCGCGCGTTCGTCCGCTGCTCAGCAAGATCATGGCGGCGGGCGACATCGTCGAAGCGCTGACCACACCCATCCACGCGCGCCGGCTTAGTGCGGATGGCCGCGGGTTCGTCGGCGAGGAGCGCATCGTGCTCGCCAATGATCAGGACTGGGAAGGCCATCTGATCGAGGGGCCGTTCGTCACTTACCAAGCCGGCCGCTACTGGCTGTTCTACGCCGGCAATGATTTCTCGACTCCAGCCTACGGCATCGGAGTGGCCGTCGCGGATCATCCGCTCGGACCCTATCAGAAGTTTCCGGAGCCACTGCTCAAGTCGGGGGGCGAGTGGTGGGCGCCTGGCCACGCGTCCGTCGCGCCCGGACCGGACGGAGGGCCGCAGCTGTTCTTCCACGCCTTCTTTCCGGGCCAGTGCGGCTATAACGCATTCCGGGCATTGCTGACTGCTCGGCTGCGGTTCACGTCCACCAGCGTAAGCCTCGCCTGA
- a CDS encoding glycoside hydrolase family 43 protein gives MRLLLTVFLLLLGSCAMAPRPTTYVNPVIDQDFPDPSVIRAADGQYYAYATQGGDPIRNLQVARSADLVHWQVIGDALPVKPRWASRTQDFWAPDVMRADGRYYLYYSAKPDAALNDQSRGLCLGVATSDRPEGPFTDKGSPLQCGPGFENIDPHAYDDPATGKRLLYWGSGFGPIRVRELAADRLQFAPGSEEARLVAAVKSDDAGEYRRLVEGAWVMRHGGFTYLFFSGDNCCGPKAHYAVMVARSRSAMGPFEARARPLYLVLEGNAAWIAPGHNSVIADAVGQDWIFYHGVDARRPRSKPTDDINTRRVMLMDRLIWRDGWPEIAGKSPTNGPQPAPVTR, from the coding sequence ATGCGCCTTCTTCTCACCGTCTTCCTGCTGTTGCTCGGTTCCTGCGCGATGGCGCCGCGACCGACCACTTATGTGAACCCGGTGATCGACCAGGACTTTCCCGATCCATCGGTGATCCGTGCTGCCGACGGCCAATACTACGCTTATGCGACCCAGGGCGGCGACCCGATCCGCAACCTCCAGGTCGCGCGGTCCGCCGACCTTGTTCATTGGCAGGTGATTGGTGATGCGCTGCCGGTGAAGCCGCGCTGGGCCAGCCGCACGCAGGACTTCTGGGCGCCGGACGTCATGCGGGCGGATGGGCGCTACTATCTTTACTACTCGGCAAAGCCCGATGCCGCGTTGAACGACCAGTCGCGGGGGCTGTGCCTGGGGGTTGCCACCAGCGACCGGCCCGAGGGGCCGTTCACCGACAAGGGGTCACCCCTGCAATGCGGGCCGGGGTTCGAGAATATCGACCCGCACGCCTATGATGATCCCGCCACGGGCAAGCGGTTGCTCTACTGGGGTTCAGGCTTCGGGCCGATCAGGGTGCGCGAGTTGGCTGCGGACCGGCTTCAATTCGCTCCGGGCAGCGAAGAGGCGAGGCTGGTTGCGGCGGTCAAGAGTGACGACGCAGGTGAGTACCGCCGCCTCGTGGAGGGCGCGTGGGTAATGCGCCATGGGGGCTTCACCTACCTGTTTTTCTCAGGCGACAATTGCTGCGGACCCAAGGCGCATTATGCGGTGATGGTCGCCCGCTCACGCTCCGCTATGGGGCCGTTCGAGGCGCGGGCGCGTCCGCTCTACCTGGTGCTGGAGGGGAATGCGGCCTGGATCGCACCGGGCCACAACAGTGTCATCGCCGATGCCGTCGGACAGGACTGGATCTTCTATCACGGCGTCGATGCGCGGCGGCCACGCTCCAAGCCAACCGACGACATCAACACCCGGCGGGTCATGCTGATGGACCGGCTGATCTGGCGCGACGGCTGGCCCGAGATCGCGGGCAAGAGCCCCACCAACGGGCCGCAGCCCGCGCCGGTCACTCGCTAG
- a CDS encoding Gfo/Idh/MocA family oxidoreductase translates to MSPHKIAVIGFGKIAADQHVPAIAGDPDFTLEGSVSRSGTGPAPNFTSHTDLLAAIKDIDCAAITTPPGPRYGIARDCIGAGLHLLLEKPPTVTLGEIEELAELAKAKGVTLFTSWHAQANAAVTKAAELLKGQRVAEMRITWHEDVHKWHPGQQWVWESGGFGVFDPGINAFSIATAIFPGKLFARDAVLTVPSNAQNPIAVEATFDSPAADGPLTVSLDWRKTDGEEWTIAIRLADGRTIELREGGKRLFVNGQEQEAQGPGEYPELYRRFAELLDRRESHVDTEPLRLVADTLLVGRRTSTDPITM, encoded by the coding sequence ATGAGCCCGCACAAGATCGCCGTCATCGGCTTCGGCAAGATCGCCGCCGACCAGCACGTGCCCGCCATCGCCGGCGATCCGGATTTCACGCTCGAAGGCAGTGTGAGCCGGTCGGGGACCGGCCCCGCGCCGAACTTCACCAGCCACACCGACCTGCTCGCCGCGATCAAGGACATCGATTGCGCGGCGATCACCACGCCGCCCGGTCCACGCTACGGGATTGCCCGCGACTGCATCGGTGCAGGACTTCACCTGCTGCTGGAGAAGCCGCCGACGGTGACGTTGGGCGAGATCGAGGAGCTCGCGGAACTCGCCAAGGCGAAAGGCGTGACCCTGTTCACCAGCTGGCACGCGCAGGCCAACGCTGCCGTTACGAAGGCGGCCGAACTGCTTAAGGGCCAGCGCGTCGCCGAGATGCGCATCACCTGGCATGAGGATGTCCACAAATGGCATCCAGGCCAGCAGTGGGTGTGGGAATCGGGCGGGTTCGGCGTGTTCGATCCGGGCATCAACGCTTTCTCCATCGCCACCGCCATCTTCCCCGGCAAGCTGTTCGCGCGTGATGCGGTGCTGACTGTACCGAGCAACGCCCAGAACCCCATCGCCGTGGAAGCCACGTTCGACAGCCCGGCAGCCGACGGTCCGCTGACCGTCAGCCTCGACTGGCGCAAGACCGACGGCGAGGAATGGACCATCGCCATCCGCCTCGCCGACGGCCGCACGATCGAGCTGCGCGAAGGTGGCAAGAGGCTGTTCGTGAACGGACAGGAGCAGGAGGCGCAGGGGCCCGGGGAATATCCCGAGCTCTACAGGCGCTTCGCCGAACTGCTCGATCGGCGTGAGAGCCATGTCGACACGGAACCGCTGCGCCTGGTGGCGGACACCTTGCTGGTCGGCCGCCGGACAAGCACCGATCCCATCACCATGTAG
- a CDS encoding 2-dehydro-3-deoxy-6-phosphogalactonate aldolase, translating into MTATDDFKRYLAESPLVAIIRGVTADEAEAIGDALYEGGIRIIEVPLNSPEPLASIKRLSARLGDKALIGAGTVLKPSEVGEVAAAGGRIIVSPSTDAAVITATVNAGLVSSPGFFTPSEAFTALNAGAQVLKLFPAEGASPAVLKAQKAVLPKDVPVLVVGGVQPDTMQPWLDAGAAGFGLGGGIYKPGQSPEDTLAKARAYVAGVRG; encoded by the coding sequence ATGACCGCAACTGACGACTTCAAGCGCTATCTCGCGGAATCGCCGCTGGTGGCCATCATCCGCGGCGTGACCGCTGACGAAGCCGAAGCCATTGGTGACGCTTTGTACGAGGGCGGCATCCGCATCATCGAAGTGCCGCTCAACAGCCCCGAGCCGCTGGCCAGCATCAAGCGGCTGTCCGCCCGGCTTGGCGACAAGGCGCTGATCGGCGCCGGCACCGTGCTGAAACCGAGCGAGGTCGGCGAGGTGGCCGCCGCCGGCGGACGCATCATCGTATCGCCCAGCACCGACGCGGCCGTGATCACTGCCACCGTCAACGCAGGGCTGGTCAGCAGTCCGGGTTTCTTCACCCCGTCCGAGGCCTTCACCGCGCTGAATGCGGGCGCCCAGGTGTTGAAGCTCTTCCCCGCCGAAGGCGCCAGTCCCGCCGTGCTGAAGGCGCAGAAAGCCGTCCTTCCCAAGGACGTGCCTGTGCTGGTCGTCGGCGGTGTCCAGCCGGATACGATGCAGCCTTGGCTCGACGCGGGCGCCGCGGGTTTCGGACTGGGCGGCGGAATCTACAAGCCTGGCCAGTCGCCTGAGGACACGCTCGCCAAGGCGCGGGCCTATGTTGCTGGAGTTCGCGGATGA
- a CDS encoding 2-dehydro-3-deoxygalactonokinase, with product MSEPMWKNGIIAVDWGTTNRRAWRLDRNGHSEAEFEDDQGITAIKTGGFPAAVGDVRQRLGDLPLLMAGMIGSNRGWVEAPYVPCPSGPAELARKLQQIPAERAAIVPGLSYHNGARADVMRGEEVQLFGAVAAGFSPPDALVCHPGTHNKWAVLEGGRVTSFRTVMTGEMFSLLSKHSILSQWLQTSVTVGEPFLAGVRQGMGGEALTAELFSVRAGVLLGVREAHEAASFTSGLLIGADVRTGLAGAPDTGDVIVMGRPELTRLYAAALAEAGREAREVDGERAFLAGIQALVKELP from the coding sequence ATGAGCGAGCCCATGTGGAAAAACGGCATCATCGCGGTCGACTGGGGAACCACCAACCGGCGGGCCTGGCGGCTGGACCGCAATGGCCATAGCGAGGCCGAATTCGAGGACGATCAGGGCATCACGGCCATCAAGACGGGCGGTTTCCCGGCAGCCGTCGGTGACGTGCGTCAGCGCCTCGGCGACCTGCCGCTGCTGATGGCCGGAATGATCGGCTCCAACCGGGGGTGGGTCGAAGCGCCCTACGTCCCCTGCCCCTCCGGCCCGGCCGAACTTGCGCGAAAGCTGCAGCAGATCCCGGCCGAGCGAGCGGCCATCGTTCCTGGCCTGAGCTATCACAACGGTGCCCGCGCCGACGTGATGCGGGGCGAGGAGGTGCAACTGTTCGGCGCCGTCGCCGCTGGCTTCAGCCCGCCCGACGCACTGGTCTGCCACCCCGGCACGCACAACAAGTGGGCAGTGCTGGAGGGCGGCCGAGTGACCAGCTTTCGCACGGTCATGACCGGCGAGATGTTCAGCCTGCTGTCGAAGCACAGCATCCTGTCGCAATGGCTGCAGACCTCGGTGACGGTCGGAGAACCATTCCTGGCCGGAGTTCGGCAAGGCATGGGGGGCGAGGCGCTCACGGCTGAACTCTTCTCGGTCCGCGCGGGCGTCCTGCTGGGCGTCCGGGAAGCCCATGAAGCGGCGAGCTTCACCAGCGGACTGCTGATCGGCGCGGACGTTCGAACCGGCCTTGCCGGCGCCCCTGACACGGGCGACGTGATCGTGATGGGCCGGCCCGAACTCACCCGCCTTTACGCCGCCGCGCTGGCGGAAGCGGGCCGCGAGGCCCGTGAAGTCGACGGGGAACGCGCCTTCCTCGCGGGCATTCAGGCGCTGGTGAAGGAGCTTCCATGA
- a CDS encoding SMP-30/gluconolactonase/LRE family protein → MSEESSVRLIADVHAVLGEGPLWVAATQSLWWVDIKGRKLFRLRSGNRLDEWATPFRIGSIAPRESGGFIAGTEHGFAHVDPEAARFELLFDPEEDRPSNRFNDGKVDRQGRYFVGTMDDLEVKATGAFYRLDKTLMCHRVDDGFKVTNGPAFSPDGRYMYANDSALQLTYAYTVTPDGTPAGKREFARWGEGDGYPDGLTVDAEGCLWIAFWDGGCVRRVSPDGERLGEWRLPVTRPTSLAFGGLMLDQLYVTSASIGLDEAALASQPHAGGLFMLKPGVSGIAERPFAG, encoded by the coding sequence ATGAGCGAAGAGTCGTCCGTCAGACTGATAGCCGACGTCCACGCCGTGCTGGGCGAGGGACCCCTGTGGGTGGCCGCCACCCAGTCGCTGTGGTGGGTAGACATCAAGGGTCGCAAGCTGTTCCGGCTGCGCTCCGGCAACCGGCTGGACGAGTGGGCGACCCCGTTCCGCATCGGCAGCATCGCCCCGCGCGAAAGCGGCGGGTTCATCGCCGGTACCGAGCACGGGTTCGCCCATGTCGATCCCGAGGCCGCACGCTTCGAATTGCTGTTCGACCCCGAGGAAGACCGCCCGAGCAACCGGTTCAACGACGGCAAGGTCGACCGCCAGGGCCGCTATTTCGTCGGCACGATGGATGATCTGGAGGTGAAGGCGACCGGTGCCTTCTATCGGCTCGACAAGACCCTGATGTGCCACCGGGTCGATGACGGCTTCAAGGTGACCAACGGACCGGCGTTCAGTCCGGACGGCCGTTACATGTATGCCAACGACAGCGCGCTTCAGCTGACCTACGCCTACACCGTCACGCCCGACGGCACGCCGGCGGGCAAGCGTGAGTTCGCCCGCTGGGGCGAGGGGGACGGCTATCCCGATGGACTGACCGTCGATGCCGAGGGCTGCCTGTGGATCGCCTTTTGGGACGGCGGGTGCGTACGCCGTGTGTCGCCCGACGGCGAGCGATTGGGTGAGTGGCGCTTGCCGGTGACCCGGCCGACCAGCCTCGCCTTCGGTGGCCTCATGCTCGACCAGCTCTACGTCACCAGCGCCAGCATCGGCCTCGACGAGGCCGCGCTTGCCAGCCAACCGCATGCCGGCGGGCTCTTTATGCTCAAGCCGGGCGTTAGCGGGATCGCCGAGCGTCCTTTCGCCGGCTGA
- a CDS encoding family 1 glycosylhydrolase produces MFATGIENSIPTIQNGRVRVDQMEASHHYQRWQQDFDCVEEIGIEYLRFGPPLHKCYLGPGKYDWEFADLTLNDLRRRRITPIVDLCHFGVPDWMGNFQNPDFPDLFAAYASAFAERYPWVQLYTPVNEMFICAVFSAKYGWWNEQLRTDLGFVTALKHIVKGNVLAMIEILKRRPDAIFIQSESSEYFHADSPAAIGPAEMLNARRFLSLDLNYGRRVDSEMYEYLLDNGMTREEYHFFLHNRLKQHCILGNDYYWTNEHRVHADGHTESSGEVFGYSEITRQYHNRYRLPIMHTETNLREGPTGQEAVQWLWKEWANVLRLRNVGIPTVGFTWYSLTDQVDWDTALREKNGNVNPLGLFDLDRNIRNVGKAYKNLIRDWRDVLPASSVCLAVPIKPLDQECWPPASGDAASAGLKLTQQSQQNAE; encoded by the coding sequence ATGTTCGCGACGGGAATCGAGAACAGCATTCCCACCATCCAGAACGGCCGCGTACGGGTCGATCAGATGGAGGCCAGTCATCATTACCAGCGGTGGCAGCAGGACTTCGACTGCGTGGAGGAGATCGGGATCGAGTATCTCCGCTTCGGGCCGCCGCTGCACAAATGCTACCTCGGACCCGGCAAGTATGACTGGGAATTCGCCGATCTGACGCTGAACGACCTGCGGCGGCGGCGGATCACCCCGATTGTGGATTTGTGTCACTTCGGCGTGCCGGACTGGATGGGCAATTTCCAGAACCCGGACTTCCCCGACCTGTTCGCGGCCTATGCCTCGGCCTTTGCCGAGCGCTATCCCTGGGTGCAGCTCTACACGCCGGTGAACGAGATGTTCATCTGCGCCGTCTTCTCGGCCAAATATGGCTGGTGGAACGAGCAGCTTCGCACTGACCTCGGCTTCGTCACGGCCCTGAAGCACATCGTCAAAGGCAATGTGCTGGCCATGATCGAGATCCTGAAGCGCCGACCGGACGCGATCTTCATCCAGTCGGAATCATCGGAATATTTCCACGCCGACAGCCCGGCCGCAATCGGCCCGGCGGAAATGCTCAACGCCCGCCGCTTCCTCAGCCTCGACCTCAATTACGGTCGCCGCGTCGACAGCGAGATGTACGAGTATCTGCTCGATAACGGGATGACCCGCGAGGAATATCACTTCTTCCTGCACAATCGGCTGAAGCAGCACTGCATCCTCGGCAACGATTACTACTGGACCAACGAGCATCGGGTCCACGCCGATGGCCACACCGAAAGCTCGGGCGAGGTGTTCGGCTATTCCGAGATCACGCGGCAGTACCACAACCGCTACCGGCTCCCGATCATGCACACGGAAACGAACCTGCGCGAAGGTCCGACCGGGCAGGAGGCGGTGCAGTGGCTGTGGAAGGAGTGGGCCAACGTGCTGCGGCTGCGCAACGTCGGTATCCCGACCGTCGGCTTCACCTGGTACAGCCTGACCGACCAGGTCGATTGGGACACCGCCCTTCGTGAGAAGAACGGCAACGTCAATCCGCTCGGCCTGTTCGACCTCGACCGCAACATCCGCAACGTCGGCAAGGCCTACAAGAACCTCATCCGCGATTGGCGTGACGTGCTTCCGGCCTCGTCGGTGTGCCTGGCGGTACCGATCAAGCCGCTCGACCAGGAATGCTGGCCACCCGCCAGCGGTGATGCGGCAAGCGCGGGCCTCAAGCTCACCCAGCAGTCCCAGCAGAATGCGGAGTAA
- the dgoD gene encoding galactonate dehydratase, producing MIIDRIETFLVPPRWVFVRVETSDGAVGWGEASLEGYGEAVVGAFEPIRDRFIGHDARRIEDIWQIAYRGGFYRGGPVLMSALSGFDQALWDLKGHAAGLPAWEMLGGRVRDKIRAYAWIGGDRPHEIADAAQKRRDQGFTAVKMNATAELDWIGTPRLFDEVVKRVQAAQAVGMDVGLDFHGRVHRPMAKQLAKALEPLGLLFIEEPLLSENPEGLKQIAELVSTPIALGERLYSRWDFKRFFELGAVDIIQPDLSHAGGLSECRRIAAMAEAFDVAVAPHCPLGPLALAACLQLAGTAPNVAIQEMSLGIHYNVGHDLLNFITDPEVLTTQDGYLAIPTKPGLGVTIDEQAVREVAKDAHRWRNPVWRQHDGSFAEW from the coding sequence CTGATCATCGACCGGATCGAAACCTTCTTGGTTCCACCCCGCTGGGTGTTCGTGCGGGTGGAAACCTCCGACGGCGCGGTCGGCTGGGGCGAAGCCAGCCTCGAGGGTTATGGCGAAGCGGTGGTGGGCGCGTTCGAGCCTATCCGCGACCGCTTCATCGGCCACGACGCGCGGCGGATCGAGGATATCTGGCAGATCGCCTATCGCGGCGGCTTCTACCGCGGCGGCCCGGTGCTGATGAGCGCCCTCAGCGGCTTCGACCAGGCATTATGGGATCTCAAGGGCCATGCCGCGGGCCTGCCGGCGTGGGAGATGCTGGGCGGCCGGGTGCGCGACAAGATCCGCGCCTACGCCTGGATCGGCGGGGATCGGCCGCATGAGATCGCCGACGCCGCGCAGAAGCGCCGGGATCAGGGCTTCACCGCCGTCAAGATGAACGCGACGGCCGAGCTCGACTGGATCGGCACTCCCCGGTTGTTCGACGAGGTGGTGAAGCGCGTCCAGGCCGCGCAGGCGGTCGGCATGGATGTCGGCCTCGACTTCCATGGGCGCGTGCACCGGCCGATGGCCAAGCAGCTTGCCAAGGCGCTCGAGCCCCTGGGATTGCTGTTCATCGAGGAGCCGCTGCTGAGCGAGAACCCGGAAGGGTTGAAGCAGATCGCGGAACTGGTCTCGACGCCAATCGCCCTTGGTGAGCGGCTCTACTCGCGGTGGGACTTCAAGCGCTTCTTCGAGCTTGGCGCGGTGGACATCATTCAGCCGGACCTGAGCCACGCCGGGGGCCTGAGCGAATGCCGCCGTATTGCCGCGATGGCCGAGGCATTCGACGTGGCGGTGGCGCCCCATTGCCCGCTCGGGCCGCTGGCGCTTGCCGCCTGCCTCCAGCTTGCCGGCACCGCACCGAACGTCGCCATCCAGGAGATGAGCCTCGGCATTCATTACAACGTCGGCCACGACCTGCTGAACTTCATCACCGATCCCGAGGTGCTGACCACCCAGGACGGCTACCTCGCGATCCCGACTAAGCCGGGTCTTGGCGTCACGATCGACGAGCAGGCGGTGCGGGAGGTGGCGAAGGACGCCCATCGGTGGCGCAACCCGGTGTGGCGCCAGCACGACGGCAGCTTCGCAGAGTGGTGA
- a CDS encoding aldose 1-epimerase, producing the protein MADSTTITLAAGPLLLELSPSIGGSIRNFFWIEGGQQTPLLRESHSDDATVLDHACFPLVPYVNRIRGGEFRFRGEPVSLAPNMAGDPSPLHGQGWLGSWSVEQADATMAELHYRHEAGEWPWDYEARQTFVLDEKGLSVRLECGNMSDRPMPCGLGQHPYFPCDATTRLDTRVETVWEIDEHVLPTRQVPATGRYDLSNRAVCGQDLDHGFGGWGGEARIWEEGGPRRLTLSSPQAKFFQLYSPPAGGIFVAEPVTHANAALNEPEERWGELGMRVLEPGESMALDTRLDVDHG; encoded by the coding sequence ATGGCCGACAGCACCACCATTACACTCGCCGCTGGGCCTCTCTTGCTGGAGCTAAGTCCTTCTATTGGTGGATCAATCCGGAACTTCTTCTGGATTGAGGGAGGTCAGCAGACCCCCCTATTGCGCGAAAGCCACAGCGACGACGCAACCGTCCTCGATCATGCCTGCTTTCCGCTGGTGCCTTATGTGAATCGCATTCGCGGCGGTGAGTTTCGTTTTAGGGGCGAACCAGTCAGCCTTGCGCCGAACATGGCCGGGGACCCCAGCCCCCTGCACGGACAAGGCTGGCTGGGCAGCTGGTCGGTCGAGCAGGCGGACGCCACGATGGCAGAGCTTCACTACCGCCACGAAGCTGGAGAATGGCCGTGGGACTATGAGGCGCGGCAGACCTTTGTGCTGGATGAAAAAGGTCTGAGCGTTCGCCTGGAATGCGGTAACATGTCGGATCGGCCCATGCCCTGTGGCCTTGGTCAGCATCCCTACTTCCCGTGCGACGCAACGACACGGCTCGACACGCGGGTCGAGACAGTGTGGGAGATCGACGAGCATGTCCTTCCGACACGGCAGGTCCCTGCAACCGGGCGGTATGACCTCAGCAACCGCGCGGTCTGCGGCCAGGACCTCGACCATGGCTTTGGCGGGTGGGGCGGCGAGGCGCGCATCTGGGAGGAGGGCGGCCCCCGGCGCCTCACCTTATCCTCGCCCCAAGCCAAATTCTTCCAGCTCTATTCGCCGCCGGCGGGCGGCATCTTCGTGGCCGAGCCGGTGACCCACGCCAACGCCGCGCTGAATGAGCCGGAGGAGCGCTGGGGCGAACTCGGGATGCGGGTGCTCGAGCCAGGGGAGAGCATGGCTTTGGACACGCGGCTGGACGTCGATCACGGGTGA
- a CDS encoding energy transducer TonB, with product MAVQRLSPLTPRDRAGALAAVVLVQLAILAALIASGRVTLSSGPNTPPIQTFEVRMPAVPHAIPRERPQPKAARPEAEASAVNLRSLATPVSAPKPVVVLPAAPKVIVSDTPMAGAAPTQGAADQPGPGMGAGGTGAGTGAGDGGNGSGQGGGGGIASGPRQIAGAITRRDYPAELRDRDIPYEEVALQYRVGADGYVRGCQVLQSSGSPLLDERTCSLYEQRYRYLPARDASGRPVEITIRAIRSWSLRR from the coding sequence ATGGCCGTGCAACGTCTTTCCCCTCTCACGCCGCGTGACCGCGCCGGCGCGCTCGCCGCCGTGGTGCTGGTGCAGCTGGCGATCCTCGCCGCCCTGATCGCGTCGGGGCGGGTGACCCTTTCGTCAGGTCCGAACACGCCGCCGATCCAGACCTTCGAGGTTCGCATGCCGGCCGTTCCCCACGCCATTCCGCGCGAGCGGCCGCAACCAAAGGCAGCCCGCCCGGAGGCGGAAGCAAGCGCGGTCAACCTGCGCAGCCTTGCGACCCCGGTCTCCGCGCCCAAGCCGGTCGTGGTGCTGCCGGCCGCACCCAAGGTGATCGTCAGCGACACGCCGATGGCGGGAGCCGCTCCGACCCAGGGCGCGGCGGATCAGCCGGGTCCCGGCATGGGGGCGGGCGGTACCGGCGCTGGAACGGGCGCTGGCGATGGCGGCAACGGTTCTGGTCAGGGTGGCGGTGGCGGGATCGCCAGCGGACCCCGGCAGATCGCCGGCGCGATCACCCGGCGCGACTATCCAGCCGAACTGCGCGACCGCGACATCCCCTACGAGGAAGTGGCGCTGCAATATCGGGTTGGCGCGGACGGCTATGTGCGCGGTTGCCAGGTGCTCCAGTCGAGCGGTTCCCCGTTGCTGGATGAGCGCACCTGCTCCCTTTACGAGCAGCGCTACCGGTATCTTCCGGCGCGCGACGCCAGCGGCCGGCCGGTGGAGATCACCATTCGCGCGATCCGTAGCTGGTCACTTCGCCGCTGA
- a CDS encoding DUF3833 family protein, with product MRLLLPLLVLTLSGCTGVDLPAASAGNLDPIAFFTGRSHGDGRFHQVLSRAHAVQVDSVGRPGRKGGLLLIQRISEEGKAPRTREWVMRPAGPGHFTGSLTEAVGPVELTVSGPRADVRYSMKNGLKVTQQLALQPDGQTILNHLEVHKLGVRVAWLDETIRKARR from the coding sequence ATGCGCCTTCTTCTGCCCCTTCTTGTTCTCACCCTCTCCGGTTGCACCGGGGTGGATCTACCCGCGGCGTCCGCCGGCAACCTCGATCCGATCGCCTTCTTCACCGGGCGAAGTCATGGCGACGGACGCTTCCATCAGGTGCTGAGCCGTGCGCACGCTGTGCAGGTCGACAGTGTCGGTCGACCGGGGCGGAAGGGCGGGCTGCTGCTGATCCAGCGCATATCGGAGGAGGGCAAGGCCCCTCGCACCCGCGAATGGGTGATGCGCCCAGCCGGACCGGGCCACTTCACCGGCAGCCTGACCGAAGCCGTCGGCCCGGTCGAGCTAACGGTGTCGGGGCCACGGGCGGATGTGCGCTATTCGATGAAGAATGGGCTCAAGGTGACCCAGCAGCTGGCGTTGCAGCCCGATGGACAGACCATCCTCAACCACCTGGAAGTGCACAAATTGGGCGTCAGGGTCGCGTGGCTCGACGAGACCATCCGCAAGGCGCGCCGCTGA